CATATTTGTGCTTTATAATTCAAGTAGTTTAGGACTATTACCCAACCTTAAACCCAACTCTTGCCATTTTCAACGCCCGTAAACTGGCTTTTCACCGTTGGGCGGGACACGCGGGTTTTCGTCGATTTCCCTGTAGTTGTCATCACAAAAAAAAGCGGCCGTCCAGCATCTCGCCAGACGGCCTCCAGGGTCGGCCGGAACATCGCGCACCAGCCTTTATGTGAATCGCGGGAGGCGATATTACACGAGAACTGCCTCGGACTTCGCCAGGGCATTGTTGACCACCTGCACCCACTGGGCCGCGTTGCCGTCAAAGCCTTCCAGCCCAAGCGCCTGAAGTCCGTAATTCGTCCCGGCCTCCATCGTCGCCAGTCGAGCGCCGGCAGCTTCGAGGATGCGCTTGTGCTGCTTCCAGTCGAACAGCAGCCACTCTCCGCCTTGGGCCATGATAGCGGCCTCACGAGCACCGGCCAGCACTTCAGCGGACGCGGCCTCACGTTTCAGCGGGTCACTCTTCAAACTGTGCAACGGTTCAAGCGCGCCCTTTGCGCCAAGTTCCAGCAGCAGCTTGGCGCAAGCGCCCGGCTCCATGCCAAGGACAGCTTCACGGCACTCACGAGCGCGGGCCTCTACCACTTCCGGCGTCATGCCTTCAGTCTCCGGCACCAGGGCCAGCCCGATCAGGATTTCAATGTCACGCAGCCCATTTTGCAGGTTGAGCAAATACTTACTTGCCGCAGCTATCCACTTGACGCGGGCCGGTTCAATCGCCTTGAGCGCCTCGTTACGGCGCGCCTCGTTGGTGAAACGTGTATCCGCCATGATGTTCTTCACGGATGAAATGGCGGGCGTCATGGCGTCCTGATAGGCAGCGAAAAGGGACTTCTCAAAGTCCATCAGGGCGTTGCGCAAATACTCATCGTCACGCTTGACCAGGTTCTGCATGTTCGCGTTGCTCTTCGGGTCGAATCCGGTCTGGGACAAGACATATTCGAGGGTTGCCGCATATTCGGGCCTCATGCCTAGAGTCTTCCTCTCTTCGGGATTGCTCTTGCGCACTACGCGGCCGCCAATTTCGACACGTCCATTTTCAAAATTCTTGATTGCCATGATCGTAAATCCTTGCCCGGTCTCGGGCGGTTGAAATTTTTATCCGATAAACCATGAATCAAAATCCGGTTCGCCTGGCAGGGCTTCACCCCACATTGACGTGCATCCCGGCGGATACGTCACGAAACTTATCTGTTGCCGATGCACTCGCCAGTAATAATCAGCGGCCTCTTGCCGGGTCTTGAATCCAGCCCATGGGCCTTTGGGGTCTCTCTCGTCGTATTCCAGGACGGCGGGAAGGTTCTGCTGCCCTTGGGGCAGTTCGTGGGACATTTTGCGCAGGCGAGCGCGTAGCGCCTGGGTTCCTCTCACCGGTAATCCTCCCGCGTGGGAATGGGCTCTTTCGTGCAGTCGTAAACCTCGACACAGACGACGAATCCATGCACTGCCGGGTCAAAGTAGCGGTCCAGTAGCTCTTGCCTCGTGTCGAAAAATCCGCCCTCGGGATTGCCGTCCGCGTCCTTCTTACTGAGGTGGATCTTTCCACCGACGCGGGTTTCGTCAAAGATTAACAGCGGCGGCTTCCAGGGTTCGCGGTCCATCGCCACAGACTCAAGTCGATCTCTCATTTTGCGCAGCGCCGGCTTCATGCTTGCACCTCGTTGTCATCGCCAAGGGTTAAGAACAGCACCATATCAATGGCTCGCTCGGGCCGAGCTAGATACTCCGGTACGGGCCATGGGCGGCCGGTTCCATGCTGCAACTCCCGACCATCTGGATGCGCGTCAACAAGCCAGAATTGAGGGGTAGGCTTCGCGCCTGGCAGTCTCCGCAGCCGTCGCCGTAGGGTTGATGATCCGGCTACCATCGCTTGTTCCTCGGGGCCGCGTCTTCGAGCTCGCTCAGTCTCTCGGCTATTTGCTGATACTCGAAGGCTTCAAGGTAGGTCCGCAGCATCTTGACCAGCATGTCGCCCTCGCCTGGGACAATCTGACCACCGGCCACGGCTTTGAAGATCTTCCCAAACACCTGGCCCGCGTTCTCTGCGTTGATTTTTGCAGGCAGCTTGATTGCATCGCCGTCGATAGCTCTTTCCTTGAGCGGCGGGCAGATCCGCTCCATGCAGATGCGAAGGGCGGTTGTGTCGCCTTCCAGGGCTAGATCCACGCACTTGCGCGTCAGGGCCTCGGCTTCGCCGTCGAGAAGCACCTGGGCCGCCCTGGTTGCCTTGTTCCGGCATCCCTTGGGCTTTCCAGCGGGGTTTCCTGACCTACCCTTGGGAAAGGGCTTGCCTGGTCCTTTCTGCTGATCCTGTGCTGCATTATCAGCCATTGGTTACGGCCTCGCACAACTCCGCACCGCGACGTTGCAGGGGTCTTCTATCGTAGCAGCGAACCATTTCGCCCGTCCAAATAGTCAAGAAACGCTGCCCACAGTCCTGGCACTCGAAACGCTGCTGGACGCACCACCCCGAAAGGTTGATCGGCCCCTGCAACTTGTACGTTGCTTCACTCCCGCAAGTCGGACATGGTATCCGTGGTTTTTTCATGCGTTCGCCTCCTTTGTGCAGAATCATAGCAAGTCTTGTTTTCTGTACAAGCGAACCAAGTGCAGATTTACAATTACTGCACTTTTTATAGACGTTGACGGCCAAGACATTGCAGTCTCGGAGTTGGGTATGTGGTCGGGTCGGGATGATATTTTCCTGTAAATTCATTTTGTTATCTGTCCTGCTCTTGAATTTGAAATTCATCTGCTTCGAGAAATGCGCTCTCGCAGTTCCTTGACTTCGGCCTGTAGCTTCACGATCTCTGCCCATAGCTTCGTGGTTCGTGCATCCAGCCTGGAATCCATCACGGCCACTTCATCTTCGAGCGTGGCCACTCGTTCGGATAAATCAGCCTTCATGCTTCACCCCCAGATCCTCGGAAACTGCGACATGCAGGAATGCCGTCTGTGTATGCTTCGGAAGCGCCCGCCAGGTAGAGACCATCTCGTTGACGTGTTGAGCGTTCCACCACGGCATCCCGATTGAACCACCGCCAAGCATGAGAAAAAAACCGTCCTTCTCAGCCAAGCGGGCGTCCACCCATAGCTGCAATAGACGTTCGGTCATTGCGTCCATGGTGTACCTCCCTTGCCCGGGCCAGGATGGCAGATGGAGCAGATGCGCAGACCATAATCCGAGGTCCAGAATTCACGATGGCGGGCGTATCCGGTCGGGCATTGCCACTGATCAGGCGCGGAAACCTCGACGCGCTTCCGGGTTAACTCGTTGATGATTGCGGTCTTGTGTTCTTGCAGCAGGGGAAGGACAGCGGCCACTGCCTGGGCCTCGCCTTGGTAGCGAAGCCGGCCGTCACGGATGGAAAGGGCCACGCCATGAGACGCGGCCTCGTTGATGACTTCGCGGGGGGTCATAGGATGCCCTCCACGATTTGAGAGTTTCCGTTCCTTAAAGAATCTATTCCGAGTATTCCGACTTGTCCGTCTGTACCTTCTGGAGAAGTAACACTCGGAACACTCGGAGTACTTCCACCACTAGGAACACTCGGAATGAGAGAATACATTCCGTACCCAACAGAAAATAAAAAACCTTCTTCGACCAGTTTTTTAATAAGCTTTCCTGTGTTGGAAGGAGTCTTACCAAGTGTACTGGCCACCATGTTGGGGCTCAGGCTTCCGCCGTCATCCCTAAACGCCTGCAGGATGGCCAATCGCTCTGGAGTCAGGTCCACTTCATCCTCGTTGGCATAGCCGGAGCAGGACCAGCCCGGATTGCTCCATGCGAGCTCATACGAATGGCCTTCAATGTCTCGCCCCGTTGTTTGCAGGGTTGCGGTCGAGGCACCACGCTTGCGGGTTAAGAGCATGGCCGTGTCAGCCGTGCCGAACTGCCCCATGCTGCCGGTGATGTTGTCGAAGGGATCTTTTGAGGTGCGCAGTTTTGATAGGTGCGTCACGATCAAAATGCAGATGCCGTGCTTGTCCGCCATGGACTTGATGCGCGTCATGATGATGCTGTCGCTCTCGTAGGCATTCAAGCCCTTGCTCTTGGACTTCGGACCGACCTTGGCAAGAGTATCGATGACAACCAGCTTCAGCCCGTTGGGCACGTTCTCTTCGACGTAGGATTCCAATTTCTCCAGACCGCCTTCGTCGTCGAATCGCGGCCAGGTGATTTGAAAATCCACGTTCGAGAGCCCGGACTTGATAGCGGGCTCGTTCCGAAACAGGGCTTTCATGCGGTCCTGTAGTCGCCGTTTGCCGTCTTCCAGGGCCAGGTAAAGGCTCTTTGCCTGGGGCGTCTGGAAATGGCCTAGGACGCGGCATCCCGCGCCCATTCCTGCACAAATGGAATAGATCAGCCAGGACTTGCCCAACTTCGGGCCACCGGCCAGGATAGCCAGTCCTTGGGGGAGTAAATCAGGGACTGCCCAACGGACCTCTGGCAGATCCATTTCGAGCAGATCCGCACCGTTGAAGATCCCGGCAAGGCATTCCTGGGCATGGTTTTCCTTGGCCGCGTTCTTCCCGGCCTTCTGTCCGCCGTCACGG
This DNA window, taken from Desulfomicrobium sp. ZS1, encodes the following:
- a CDS encoding DUF5681 domain-containing protein; this encodes MADNAAQDQQKGPGKPFPKGRSGNPAGKPKGCRNKATRAAQVLLDGEAEALTRKCVDLALEGDTTALRICMERICPPLKERAIDGDAIKLPAKINAENAGQVFGKIFKAVAGGQIVPGEGDMLVKMLRTYLEAFEYQQIAERLSELEDAAPRNKRW
- a CDS encoding AAA family ATPase is translated as MSVLVKDFAKLALERGLHPIGCRGDKKPIINREKIKDRPPTPGEIELWGNPMVGLICGCEVNPVLAIDFDQAGLFFEAYKARVMAERHELWARLTVEKTMNAGAHIWVRTKRPFMTQKLAHQVIEVECPGEYDGGGKPIDPDNRPKKSFKAFEHRGKWIINPDAIETRGATAGMGAYCVCAPSPGYELLQGKILSMPLLEDEEVDYLLSLAREFETYFPEPKAPKLKSEARTADGNRPGDDFNARGEILPILEKHGWTFVKQIGDRIHLARPGKTGGTSATLTDERIFYPFSSNSHPFEPYEAYAPFSVYAMLEHDGDFAAAAKDLSAQGYGTPEGESDWNRDGGQKAGKNAAKENHAQECLAGIFNGADLLEMDLPEVRWAVPDLLPQGLAILAGGPKLGKSWLIYSICAGMGAGCRVLGHFQTPQAKSLYLALEDGKRRLQDRMKALFRNEPAIKSGLSNVDFQITWPRFDDEGGLEKLESYVEENVPNGLKLVVIDTLAKVGPKSKSKGLNAYESDSIIMTRIKSMADKHGICILIVTHLSKLRTSKDPFDNITGSMGQFGTADTAMLLTRKRGASTATLQTTGRDIEGHSYELAWSNPGWSCSGYANEDEVDLTPERLAILQAFRDDGGSLSPNMVASTLGKTPSNTGKLIKKLVEEGFLFSVGYGMYSLIPSVPSGGSTPSVPSVTSPEGTDGQVGILGIDSLRNGNSQIVEGIL